A genomic segment from Leopardus geoffroyi isolate Oge1 chromosome A2, O.geoffroyi_Oge1_pat1.0, whole genome shotgun sequence encodes:
- the MAN2B1 gene encoding lysosomal alpha-mannosidase isoform X3 codes for MGADARPLGVRAGGGGRGAARPGTSSRALPPPLPPLSFLLLLLAAPGARAAGYETCPMVHPDMLNVHLVAHTHDDVGWLKTVDQYFYGIHNDVQHAGVQYILDSVISSLLAEPTRRFIYVEIAFFSRWWHQQTNATQEVVRDLVRQGRLEFANGGWVMNDEAATHYGAMIDQMTLGLRFLEDTFGKDGRPRVAWHIDPFGHSREQASLFAQMGFDGLFFGRLDYQDKRVREENLELEQVWRASASLKPPVADLFTSVLPNIYNPPEKLCWDTLCADKPFVEDRRSPEYNAEELVNYFLQLATAQGQHFRTNHTIMTMGSDFQYENANMWFRNLDRLIQLVNAQQANGSRVNVLYSTPACYLWELNKANLTWSVKQDDFFPYADGPHQFWTGYFSSRPALKRYERLSYNFLQVCNQLEALAGPAANVGPYGSGDSAPLNEAMAVLQHHDAVSGTSKQHVADDYARQLAAGWDPCEVLLSNALARLSGSKEDFTYCRNLNVSVCPLSQTAKNFQVTIYNPLGRKIDWMVRLPVSKHGFVVRDPNGTVVPSDVVILPSSDGQELLFPASVPALGFSIYSVSQVPGQRPHAHKPQPRSQRPWSRVLAIQNEHIRARFDPDTGLLVEMENLDQNLLLPVHQAFYWYNASVGNNLSTQVSGAYIFRPNQDKPLMVSRWAQTRLVKTPLVQEVHQNFSAWCSQVVRLYRGQRHLELEWTVGPIPVGDGWGKEIISRFDTVLETKGLFYTDSNGREILERRRDYRPTWKLNQTETVAGNYYPVNSRIYIRDGNMQLTVLTDRSQGGSSLRDGSMELMVHRRLLKDDGRGVGEALLEDGLGRWVRGRHLVLLDKVRTAATGHRLQAEKEVLAPQVVLAPGGGAPYHLKVAPRKQFSGLRRELPPSVHLLTLARWDQKTLLLRLEHQFAVGEDSGNLSSPVTLDLTDLFSAFTITYLQETTLVANQLRASASRLKWTPNTGPTPLPSPSRLDPATITLQPMEIRTFLASVQWEEHD; via the exons ATGGGGGCCGACGCGCGGCCTTTGGGGGTCCGCGCTGGCGGTGGCGGCCGGGGCGCGGCGAGGCCCGGGACGAGCTCCCGCGCGCTCCCGCCACCGCTCccgcctctctccttcctcttgttACTGCTGGCGGCGCCCGGCGCTCGGGCCGCGGGATATGAG ACATGCCCTATGGTACATCCGGACATGCTCAATGTGCATCTGGTGGCCCACACACATGACGATGTGGGCTGGCTCAAGACGGTGGACCAGTACTTTTATGGCA TCCATAATGACGTCCAGCACGCAGGTGTGCAGTACATCCTAGACTCGGTCATCTCTTCTCTGCTGGCGGAGCCCACCCGCCGATTCATCTATGTGGAGATTGCCTTCTTCTCCCGTTGGTGGCACCAGCAGACAAATGCAACACAGGAAGTTGTGCGGGACCTGGTGCGCCAGG GGCGCCTGGAGTTTGCCAACGGTGGCTGGGTGATGAATGATGAGGCAGCCACGCACTATGGAGCCATGATAGACCAGATGACACTGGGACTGCGCTTCCTGGAAGACACCTTTGGCAAAGATGGGCGCCCCCGTGTGGCCTGGCACATTGATCCCTTCGGTCACTCTCGGGAGCAGGCCTCGCTGTTCGCACAG atgGGCTTTGATGGCCTCTTCTTCGGGCGTCTGGATTATCAAGATAAGAGAGTGCGGGAAGAGAATTTAGAGCTGGAGCAGGTTTGGCGGGCTAGCGCCAGCCTGAAGCCCCCAGTGGCCGACCTCTTTACCA GTGTGCTCCCCAATATTTACAACCCACCTGAGAAACTGTGCTGGGACACGCTGTGTGCCGACAAGCCGTTCGTGGAGGACCGGCGCAGCCCTGAGTACAACGCCGAGGAGCTGGTCAATTACTTCCTGCAGTTGGCTACTGCCCAG GGCCAGCACTTCCGCACCAACCACACCATAATGACCATGGGCTCAGACTTCCAATATGAGAATGCTAACATGTGGTTCAGGAACCTCGACAGGCTCATCCAGCTGGTCAACGCCCAG CAGGCCAACGGGAGCCGCGTCAATGTTCTCTACTCCACTCCCGCCTGTTACCTCTGGGAGCTGAACAAGGCCAACCTCACCTG GTCTGTGAAACAGGATGACTTCTTTCCCTACGCCGACGGCCCTCACCAGTTTTGGACTGGCTACTTTTCCAGCCGGCCGGCCCTCAAACGCTACGAGCGCCTCAGCTACAACTTTCTGCAG gtGTGCAACCAGCTGGAGGCGCTGGCGGGTCCGGCGGCCAACGTGGGACCCTACGGCTCGGGAGACAGCGCACCCCTCA ATGAGGCGATGGCCGTGCTCCAGCACCACGACGCGGTCAGCGGAACCTCCAAGCAGCACGTGGCCGACGACTACGCGCGACAGCTGGCTGCCGGCTGGGACCCCTGCGAG GTTCTTCTGAGCAATGCGCTGGCGCGGCTCAGCGGCTCCAAGGAGGACTTCACGTACTGCCGAAACCTCAACGTCAGCGTCTGTCCGCTCAGCCAGACAGCGAAGAAC TTCCAAGTGACTATTTATAACCCCTTGGGACGGAAAATAGATTGGATGGTGCGGCTGCCAGTCAGCAAACACGGTTTCGTCGTGAGGGACCCGAATGGCACAGTTGTGCCCAGCGAT GTGGTGATACTTCCTAGCTCAGACGGTCAGGAACTGCTTTTCCCAGCCTCGGTGCCTGCCCTGGGCTTCAGCATCTACTCAGTAAGCCAGGTGCCTGGCCAGCGCCCCCACGCCCACAAACCCCAGCCCAGATCCCAGCGGCCCTGGTCCCGTGTCTTGGCCATCCAAAATGAG CACATCCGGGCTAGGTttgaccctgacacagggctcttgGTGGAGATGGAGAACCTGGACCAGAACCTCCTGCTGCCTGTTCACCAAGCCTTCTACtg GTACAACGCCAGTGTAGGCAACAACCTAAGCACCCAGGTCTCAGGTGCCTACATCTTCAGACCCAACCAAGACAAACCATTGATGGTGAGCCGCTGGGCTCAAACGCGCCTGGTGAAG ACACCCTTGGTGCAGGAGGTTCACCAGAACTTCTCAGCCTGGTGTTCCCAAGTGGTTCGCTTGTACCGAGGACAGCGGCACCTGGAGCTCGAGTGGACGGTGGGACCAATCCCTGTGGG TGACGGCTGGGGGAAGGAGATCATCAGTCGCTTTGACACCGTGCTGGAGACGAAAGGACTCTTTTACACAGACAGCAATGGCCGAGAGATCCTGGAGAGGAG gcGGGATTATCGACCCACCTGGAAGCTGAACCAGACTGAGACAGTGGCGGGAAACTACTATCCAGTCAACAGCCGCATTTACATCAGG gaTGGCAACATGCAGCTGACGGTGCTGACTGACCGCTCCCAGGGGGGCAGCAGCCTGAGGGATGGCTCTATGGAGCTCATG GTGCACCGAAGGCTCCTGAAGGATGACGGACGTGGCGTAGGGGAGGCGTTACTGGAGGACGGGTTGGGGCGGTGGGTGCGAGGGCGCCACCTCGTGCTGCTGGACAAGGTCCGGACCGCGGCCACCGGGCACCGGTtgcaggcagagaaggaggtCCTGGCCCCACAGGTGGTGCTGGCCCCGGGTGGCGGCGCCCCCTACCATCTGAAAGTCGCCCCgcgcaagcag TTCTCGGGGCTGCGCCGGGAGCTGCCTCCCTCCGTACACCTGCTCACGCTGGCCCGCTGGGACCAGAAAACGCTGCTGTTGCGCTTGGAGCACCAGTTCGCTGTAGGGGAGGACTCTGGCAACCTGAGCTCCCCCGTGACCTTGGATTTGACG GACCTCTTCTCCGCCTTCACCATCACCTACCTGCAGGAGACCACGCTGGTGGCCAACCAGCTCCGGGCCAGCGCCTCCAGGCTCAAGTGGACACCAAACACGG gccccacacccctgccctctccctctcggCTGGACCCCGCCACCATCACGCTGCAGCCCATGGAAATCCGTACCTTCCTGGCTTCGGTCCAGTGGGAGGAGCATGACTAG
- the MAN2B1 gene encoding lysosomal alpha-mannosidase isoform X2, producing the protein MGADARPLGVRAGGGGRGAARPGTSSRALPPPLPPLSFLLLLLAAPGARAAGYETCPMVHPDMLNVHLVAHTHDDVGWLKTVDQYFYGIHNDVQHAGVQYILDSVISSLLAEPTRRFIYVEIAFFSRWWHQQTNATQEVVRDLVRQGRLEFANGGWVMNDEAATHYGAMIDQMTLGLRFLEDTFGKDGRPRVAWHIDPFGHSREQASLFAQMGFDGLFFGRLDYQDKRVREENLELEQVWRASASLKPPVADLFTSVLPNIYNPPEKLCWDTLCADKPFVEDRRSPEYNAEELVNYFLQLATAQGQHFRTNHTIMTMGSDFQYENANMWFRNLDRLIQLVNAQQQANGSRVNVLYSTPACYLWELNKANLTWSVKQDDFFPYADGPHQFWTGYFSSRPALKRYERLSYNFLQVCNQLEALAGPAANVGPYGSGDSAPLNEAMAVLQHHDAVSGTSKQHVADDYARQLAAGWDPCEVLLSNALARLSGSKEDFTYCRNLNVSVCPLSQTAKNFQVTIYNPLGRKIDWMVRLPVSKHGFVVRDPNGTVVPSDVVILPSSDGQELLFPASVPALGFSIYSVSQVPGQRPHAHKPQPRSQRPWSRVLAIQNEHIRARFDPDTGLLVEMENLDQNLLLPVHQAFYWYNASVGNNLSTQVSGAYIFRPNQDKPLMVSRWAQTRLVKTPLVQEVHQNFSAWCSQVVRLYRGQRHLELEWTVGPIPVGDGWGKEIISRFDTVLETKGLFYTDSNGREILERRRDYRPTWKLNQTETVAGNYYPVNSRIYIRDGNMQLTVLTDRSQGGSSLRDGSMELMVHRRLLKDDGRGVGEALLEDGLGRWVRGRHLVLLDKVRTAATGHRLQAEKEVLAPQVVLAPGGGAPYHLKVAPRKQFSGLRRELPPSVHLLTLARWDQKTLLLRLEHQFAVGEDSGNLSSPVTLDLTDLFSAFTITYLQETTLVANQLRASASRLKWTPNTGPTPLPSPSRLDPATITLQPMEIRTFLASVQWEEHD; encoded by the exons ATGGGGGCCGACGCGCGGCCTTTGGGGGTCCGCGCTGGCGGTGGCGGCCGGGGCGCGGCGAGGCCCGGGACGAGCTCCCGCGCGCTCCCGCCACCGCTCccgcctctctccttcctcttgttACTGCTGGCGGCGCCCGGCGCTCGGGCCGCGGGATATGAG ACATGCCCTATGGTACATCCGGACATGCTCAATGTGCATCTGGTGGCCCACACACATGACGATGTGGGCTGGCTCAAGACGGTGGACCAGTACTTTTATGGCA TCCATAATGACGTCCAGCACGCAGGTGTGCAGTACATCCTAGACTCGGTCATCTCTTCTCTGCTGGCGGAGCCCACCCGCCGATTCATCTATGTGGAGATTGCCTTCTTCTCCCGTTGGTGGCACCAGCAGACAAATGCAACACAGGAAGTTGTGCGGGACCTGGTGCGCCAGG GGCGCCTGGAGTTTGCCAACGGTGGCTGGGTGATGAATGATGAGGCAGCCACGCACTATGGAGCCATGATAGACCAGATGACACTGGGACTGCGCTTCCTGGAAGACACCTTTGGCAAAGATGGGCGCCCCCGTGTGGCCTGGCACATTGATCCCTTCGGTCACTCTCGGGAGCAGGCCTCGCTGTTCGCACAG atgGGCTTTGATGGCCTCTTCTTCGGGCGTCTGGATTATCAAGATAAGAGAGTGCGGGAAGAGAATTTAGAGCTGGAGCAGGTTTGGCGGGCTAGCGCCAGCCTGAAGCCCCCAGTGGCCGACCTCTTTACCA GTGTGCTCCCCAATATTTACAACCCACCTGAGAAACTGTGCTGGGACACGCTGTGTGCCGACAAGCCGTTCGTGGAGGACCGGCGCAGCCCTGAGTACAACGCCGAGGAGCTGGTCAATTACTTCCTGCAGTTGGCTACTGCCCAG GGCCAGCACTTCCGCACCAACCACACCATAATGACCATGGGCTCAGACTTCCAATATGAGAATGCTAACATGTGGTTCAGGAACCTCGACAGGCTCATCCAGCTGGTCAACGCCCAG CAGCAGGCCAACGGGAGCCGCGTCAATGTTCTCTACTCCACTCCCGCCTGTTACCTCTGGGAGCTGAACAAGGCCAACCTCACCTG GTCTGTGAAACAGGATGACTTCTTTCCCTACGCCGACGGCCCTCACCAGTTTTGGACTGGCTACTTTTCCAGCCGGCCGGCCCTCAAACGCTACGAGCGCCTCAGCTACAACTTTCTGCAG gtGTGCAACCAGCTGGAGGCGCTGGCGGGTCCGGCGGCCAACGTGGGACCCTACGGCTCGGGAGACAGCGCACCCCTCA ATGAGGCGATGGCCGTGCTCCAGCACCACGACGCGGTCAGCGGAACCTCCAAGCAGCACGTGGCCGACGACTACGCGCGACAGCTGGCTGCCGGCTGGGACCCCTGCGAG GTTCTTCTGAGCAATGCGCTGGCGCGGCTCAGCGGCTCCAAGGAGGACTTCACGTACTGCCGAAACCTCAACGTCAGCGTCTGTCCGCTCAGCCAGACAGCGAAGAAC TTCCAAGTGACTATTTATAACCCCTTGGGACGGAAAATAGATTGGATGGTGCGGCTGCCAGTCAGCAAACACGGTTTCGTCGTGAGGGACCCGAATGGCACAGTTGTGCCCAGCGAT GTGGTGATACTTCCTAGCTCAGACGGTCAGGAACTGCTTTTCCCAGCCTCGGTGCCTGCCCTGGGCTTCAGCATCTACTCAGTAAGCCAGGTGCCTGGCCAGCGCCCCCACGCCCACAAACCCCAGCCCAGATCCCAGCGGCCCTGGTCCCGTGTCTTGGCCATCCAAAATGAG CACATCCGGGCTAGGTttgaccctgacacagggctcttgGTGGAGATGGAGAACCTGGACCAGAACCTCCTGCTGCCTGTTCACCAAGCCTTCTACtg GTACAACGCCAGTGTAGGCAACAACCTAAGCACCCAGGTCTCAGGTGCCTACATCTTCAGACCCAACCAAGACAAACCATTGATGGTGAGCCGCTGGGCTCAAACGCGCCTGGTGAAG ACACCCTTGGTGCAGGAGGTTCACCAGAACTTCTCAGCCTGGTGTTCCCAAGTGGTTCGCTTGTACCGAGGACAGCGGCACCTGGAGCTCGAGTGGACGGTGGGACCAATCCCTGTGGG TGACGGCTGGGGGAAGGAGATCATCAGTCGCTTTGACACCGTGCTGGAGACGAAAGGACTCTTTTACACAGACAGCAATGGCCGAGAGATCCTGGAGAGGAG gcGGGATTATCGACCCACCTGGAAGCTGAACCAGACTGAGACAGTGGCGGGAAACTACTATCCAGTCAACAGCCGCATTTACATCAGG gaTGGCAACATGCAGCTGACGGTGCTGACTGACCGCTCCCAGGGGGGCAGCAGCCTGAGGGATGGCTCTATGGAGCTCATG GTGCACCGAAGGCTCCTGAAGGATGACGGACGTGGCGTAGGGGAGGCGTTACTGGAGGACGGGTTGGGGCGGTGGGTGCGAGGGCGCCACCTCGTGCTGCTGGACAAGGTCCGGACCGCGGCCACCGGGCACCGGTtgcaggcagagaaggaggtCCTGGCCCCACAGGTGGTGCTGGCCCCGGGTGGCGGCGCCCCCTACCATCTGAAAGTCGCCCCgcgcaagcag TTCTCGGGGCTGCGCCGGGAGCTGCCTCCCTCCGTACACCTGCTCACGCTGGCCCGCTGGGACCAGAAAACGCTGCTGTTGCGCTTGGAGCACCAGTTCGCTGTAGGGGAGGACTCTGGCAACCTGAGCTCCCCCGTGACCTTGGATTTGACG GACCTCTTCTCCGCCTTCACCATCACCTACCTGCAGGAGACCACGCTGGTGGCCAACCAGCTCCGGGCCAGCGCCTCCAGGCTCAAGTGGACACCAAACACGG gccccacacccctgccctctccctctcggCTGGACCCCGCCACCATCACGCTGCAGCCCATGGAAATCCGTACCTTCCTGGCTTCGGTCCAGTGGGAGGAGCATGACTAG
- the MAN2B1 gene encoding lysosomal alpha-mannosidase isoform X1 codes for MGADARPLGVRAGGGGRGAARPGTSSRALPPPLPPLSFLLLLLAAPGARAAGYETCPMVHPDMLNVHLVAHTHDDVGWLKTVDQYFYGIHNDVQHAGVQYILDSVISSLLAEPTRRFIYVEIAFFSRWWHQQTNATQEVVRDLVRQGRLEFANGGWVMNDEAATHYGAMIDQMTLGLRFLEDTFGKDGRPRVAWHIDPFGHSREQASLFAQMGFDGLFFGRLDYQDKRVREENLELEQVWRASASLKPPVADLFTSVLPNIYNPPEKLCWDTLCADKPFVEDRRSPEYNAEELVNYFLQLATAQGQHFRTNHTIMTMGSDFQYENANMWFRNLDRLIQLVNAQQQANGSRVNVLYSTPACYLWELNKANLTWSVKQDDFFPYADGPHQFWTGYFSSRPALKRYERLSYNFLQVCNQLEALAGPAANVGPYGSGDSAPLNEAMAVLQHHDAVSGTSKQHVADDYARQLAAGWDPCEVLLSNALARLSGSKEDFTYCRNLNVSVCPLSQTAKNFQVTIYNPLGRKIDWMVRLPVSKHGFVVRDPNGTVVPSDVVILPSSDGQELLFPASVPALGFSIYSVSQVPGQRPHAHKPQPRSQRPWSRVLAIQNEHIRARFDPDTGLLVEMENLDQNLLLPVHQAFYWYNASVGNNLSTQVSGAYIFRPNQDKPLMVSRWAQTRLVKTPLVQEVHQNFSAWCSQVVRLYRGQRHLELEWTVGPIPVGDGWGKEIISRFDTVLETKGLFYTDSNGREILERRRDYRPTWKLNQTETVAGNYYPVNSRIYIRDGNMQLTVLTDRSQGGSSLRDGSMELMVHRRLLKDDGRGVGEALLEDGLGRWVRGRHLVLLDKVRTAATGHRLQAEKEVLAPQVVLAPGGGAPYHLKVAPRKQFSGLRRELPPSVHLLTLARWDQKTLLLRLEHQFAVGEDSGNLSSPVTLDLTVRRAEVGRRQDPGKERRERRNPALSLLSPAHIHCLQDLFSAFTITYLQETTLVANQLRASASRLKWTPNTGPTPLPSPSRLDPATITLQPMEIRTFLASVQWEEHD; via the exons ATGGGGGCCGACGCGCGGCCTTTGGGGGTCCGCGCTGGCGGTGGCGGCCGGGGCGCGGCGAGGCCCGGGACGAGCTCCCGCGCGCTCCCGCCACCGCTCccgcctctctccttcctcttgttACTGCTGGCGGCGCCCGGCGCTCGGGCCGCGGGATATGAG ACATGCCCTATGGTACATCCGGACATGCTCAATGTGCATCTGGTGGCCCACACACATGACGATGTGGGCTGGCTCAAGACGGTGGACCAGTACTTTTATGGCA TCCATAATGACGTCCAGCACGCAGGTGTGCAGTACATCCTAGACTCGGTCATCTCTTCTCTGCTGGCGGAGCCCACCCGCCGATTCATCTATGTGGAGATTGCCTTCTTCTCCCGTTGGTGGCACCAGCAGACAAATGCAACACAGGAAGTTGTGCGGGACCTGGTGCGCCAGG GGCGCCTGGAGTTTGCCAACGGTGGCTGGGTGATGAATGATGAGGCAGCCACGCACTATGGAGCCATGATAGACCAGATGACACTGGGACTGCGCTTCCTGGAAGACACCTTTGGCAAAGATGGGCGCCCCCGTGTGGCCTGGCACATTGATCCCTTCGGTCACTCTCGGGAGCAGGCCTCGCTGTTCGCACAG atgGGCTTTGATGGCCTCTTCTTCGGGCGTCTGGATTATCAAGATAAGAGAGTGCGGGAAGAGAATTTAGAGCTGGAGCAGGTTTGGCGGGCTAGCGCCAGCCTGAAGCCCCCAGTGGCCGACCTCTTTACCA GTGTGCTCCCCAATATTTACAACCCACCTGAGAAACTGTGCTGGGACACGCTGTGTGCCGACAAGCCGTTCGTGGAGGACCGGCGCAGCCCTGAGTACAACGCCGAGGAGCTGGTCAATTACTTCCTGCAGTTGGCTACTGCCCAG GGCCAGCACTTCCGCACCAACCACACCATAATGACCATGGGCTCAGACTTCCAATATGAGAATGCTAACATGTGGTTCAGGAACCTCGACAGGCTCATCCAGCTGGTCAACGCCCAG CAGCAGGCCAACGGGAGCCGCGTCAATGTTCTCTACTCCACTCCCGCCTGTTACCTCTGGGAGCTGAACAAGGCCAACCTCACCTG GTCTGTGAAACAGGATGACTTCTTTCCCTACGCCGACGGCCCTCACCAGTTTTGGACTGGCTACTTTTCCAGCCGGCCGGCCCTCAAACGCTACGAGCGCCTCAGCTACAACTTTCTGCAG gtGTGCAACCAGCTGGAGGCGCTGGCGGGTCCGGCGGCCAACGTGGGACCCTACGGCTCGGGAGACAGCGCACCCCTCA ATGAGGCGATGGCCGTGCTCCAGCACCACGACGCGGTCAGCGGAACCTCCAAGCAGCACGTGGCCGACGACTACGCGCGACAGCTGGCTGCCGGCTGGGACCCCTGCGAG GTTCTTCTGAGCAATGCGCTGGCGCGGCTCAGCGGCTCCAAGGAGGACTTCACGTACTGCCGAAACCTCAACGTCAGCGTCTGTCCGCTCAGCCAGACAGCGAAGAAC TTCCAAGTGACTATTTATAACCCCTTGGGACGGAAAATAGATTGGATGGTGCGGCTGCCAGTCAGCAAACACGGTTTCGTCGTGAGGGACCCGAATGGCACAGTTGTGCCCAGCGAT GTGGTGATACTTCCTAGCTCAGACGGTCAGGAACTGCTTTTCCCAGCCTCGGTGCCTGCCCTGGGCTTCAGCATCTACTCAGTAAGCCAGGTGCCTGGCCAGCGCCCCCACGCCCACAAACCCCAGCCCAGATCCCAGCGGCCCTGGTCCCGTGTCTTGGCCATCCAAAATGAG CACATCCGGGCTAGGTttgaccctgacacagggctcttgGTGGAGATGGAGAACCTGGACCAGAACCTCCTGCTGCCTGTTCACCAAGCCTTCTACtg GTACAACGCCAGTGTAGGCAACAACCTAAGCACCCAGGTCTCAGGTGCCTACATCTTCAGACCCAACCAAGACAAACCATTGATGGTGAGCCGCTGGGCTCAAACGCGCCTGGTGAAG ACACCCTTGGTGCAGGAGGTTCACCAGAACTTCTCAGCCTGGTGTTCCCAAGTGGTTCGCTTGTACCGAGGACAGCGGCACCTGGAGCTCGAGTGGACGGTGGGACCAATCCCTGTGGG TGACGGCTGGGGGAAGGAGATCATCAGTCGCTTTGACACCGTGCTGGAGACGAAAGGACTCTTTTACACAGACAGCAATGGCCGAGAGATCCTGGAGAGGAG gcGGGATTATCGACCCACCTGGAAGCTGAACCAGACTGAGACAGTGGCGGGAAACTACTATCCAGTCAACAGCCGCATTTACATCAGG gaTGGCAACATGCAGCTGACGGTGCTGACTGACCGCTCCCAGGGGGGCAGCAGCCTGAGGGATGGCTCTATGGAGCTCATG GTGCACCGAAGGCTCCTGAAGGATGACGGACGTGGCGTAGGGGAGGCGTTACTGGAGGACGGGTTGGGGCGGTGGGTGCGAGGGCGCCACCTCGTGCTGCTGGACAAGGTCCGGACCGCGGCCACCGGGCACCGGTtgcaggcagagaaggaggtCCTGGCCCCACAGGTGGTGCTGGCCCCGGGTGGCGGCGCCCCCTACCATCTGAAAGTCGCCCCgcgcaagcag TTCTCGGGGCTGCGCCGGGAGCTGCCTCCCTCCGTACACCTGCTCACGCTGGCCCGCTGGGACCAGAAAACGCTGCTGTTGCGCTTGGAGCACCAGTTCGCTGTAGGGGAGGACTCTGGCAACCTGAGCTCCCCCGTGACCTTGGATTTGACGGTGAGGCGGGCggaggtgggaaggagacaaGACCCAggcaaagaaaggagggagaggcgAAACCCCGCTCTGTCCCTACTCAGCCCTGCCCATATCCACTGCCTGCAGGACCTCTTCTCCGCCTTCACCATCACCTACCTGCAGGAGACCACGCTGGTGGCCAACCAGCTCCGGGCCAGCGCCTCCAGGCTCAAGTGGACACCAAACACGG gccccacacccctgccctctccctctcggCTGGACCCCGCCACCATCACGCTGCAGCCCATGGAAATCCGTACCTTCCTGGCTTCGGTCCAGTGGGAGGAGCATGACTAG